TCCGAATGGCCAGGTGATTGAGCTGATCGGCAATCCGATGCCTGGCGGCGGGTTCGTGATGAGTTTTACCGACATCACAGCGTTTCGCGAGGCCGAGCATGCGCTCAAGGGCGCCAACGAGAGTCTTGAGCAGCGCGTCGCCGAACGCACGCGTGAGCTGTCGCAACTGAACGCCGCGCTGAGCGAAGCCAAGGCCCACGCCGAGGCGGCGAATCAGTCGAAAACGCGCTTTCTTGCCGCGGTCAGCCACGACCTGATGCAACCCATGAATGCTGCCCGGTTGTTTTCGGCAGCCCTGCTGCACAACGACGACAACGTGCCTGCGGAGGCGAAGCAGCTGATCCATCATCTGGACAGCTCGCTGCGCTCGGCCGAAGACCTGATCAGTGACCTGCTGGACATTTCGCGGCTGGAGAATGGCAAGTTCACACCCACTATCACGCCGTTTGCGCTCAACACTGTATTTGAAACCCTGGGAGCGGAATTCACCGCCCTCGCTCAGGAGCAGGGTTTGGACTTCCGCGTCCGAAGCAGCGCGCTGAGGGTGACCAGCGACGCCAAGCTGTTGCGTCGGGTGCTGCAAAATTTCCTGACCAATGCCTTTCGTTACGCCAAGGGGCCAATTTTGTTGGGGGTCCGGCGCAGGCACGGGCAATTGAGCCTGGAGGTCTGGGACCGTGGGCCGGGCATTCCCGAAGACAAGCGGCAGGTAATTTTCGAAGAGTTCAAGCGCCTGGACAGCCACCAGACCCGTGCCGAGAAAGGCTTGGGTTTGGGGCTGGCGATCGCCGATGGCTTGTGTCGGGTGCTTGGTCACTCGCTGGAGGTACGCTCGTGGCCGGGCAAGGGCAGCGTGTTCAGTGTCACTGTGCCGCTGGCGGCCGCTCAACCGTTACCGCCCGCCGCGCCGGCTGAATCGCTCGGCACCGCGCTGAACGGTACGCAGATTCTGTGCGTCGACAATGAGGACAGCATCCTTATCGGCATGAACAGTTTGCTCAGCCGCTGGGGCTGCCAGGTCTGGACCGCCCGTAATCGCGAGGAGTGCCAAGCGTTGCTCGATGAGGGCATCCGTCCGCACCTAGCGCTGGTGGACTTTCATCTGGATCACGGCGAAGTCGGCACCGAACTGATGGCCTGGCTGCGCACGCAACTGGGTGAGCCGGTGCCGGGTGTCGTGATCAGCGCTGATGGGCGCCCGGAGCTGATTGCCCAGGTGCATGCCGCCGGCCTGGAATATCTCGCCAAACCGGTAAAGCCTGCGGCGCTGCGGGCTTTGTTGAGCCGGCATGTGCGATTGGGGTGAGCCTTGTTTCTCGGTGTCGCCTGAAGCACCGCATTTTGTCTGACACACCGGGATGCGCAGGTTTTGCTGCCGCTGCGCGCCAGATCGCGGGCAAGCGCGCTCCTACAAATTGCCGGCGTGCCGAGAGAATTCGTCAGGACGCGCCTCCGCCTTCCATGCGCCATGCCGAGACAGCGTGCCGTAACGCGATCAGTGTAGGAGCGCGCTTGCCCGCGATCGGCTGCGCAGCAGTCGTAAAACCCGACCACTTGGCTCTGCCTGACACACCGCGTGCGTAGACTTGCTGCCGCTGCGCGCCAGATCGCGGGCAAGCGCGCTGCTACAAATGGCCGGCGTGCCTGAATAACGCGATGTGACGCGCCCTTGTAGGAGCGCGCTTGCCCGCGAAGCCTTTGACTCTGGGCGACGGCTACGGGCCGTTGTCGCTACTTGACCTTCCTGAACACAAACACCAGCCCAACGACGATCAACACCATGCCCAGCAGGCTCATGAGCGCGAGGCGGTTGCCGAAGATCAGGTAATCCATGATCGCGGTCACGCCGGGCACTAGATAAAACAGACTGGTGACGTTGACCAGATTGCCCTGTGCGATCAGTCGGTAAAGCAGAAAGGTCGCCAGCACCGACACCACCAGCCCCATATACAGCACGGGCAGATAGAAGCCGACGCTGTGCTCGAAATGGAACGGCTGAAACGGCACAAACGCCGCACACACCAGCGTCCCGGCGAGGTACTGCACCGGCAGGGTGCCAAGCGGATTGTCGGTGATGCGCTTTTGCATGATCGAGCCGCCCGTCATGCTCAACATCCCCAGCACACCGAATGCCATGCCAGCGAGCGAGCCGCCGTCACCGATGCCTTGCCAGACCACCAACACCAGGCCCGCCAGCCCCAGCGTCAGGCCGAACATGCGGGAGACGGAGCGGCTGCGCTCCACCAGCACTGCCGTCAGGATCGGCTGTACGCCCATGATCGTCGCCATCACGCCCGGCGCGACTTTCATGTCCAGCGCCAGCAGATAGCAAATCTGGTAAGCGCCCAACAGCACCGCGCCGGTCATCAATGCGAAGCGCATCGAAGCCCGAGTGGCCGGCAGTTTGTAACCCAGGGCAGGAATCAGAATAGCCAGGGCCACCAGCGCCAGCAAAAAACGGAACAGCAAAAACGCGAACGGCGAGGCGTGAGTCAGCCCCCACTTGGAGACAATCGCCCCACTGCTCCACAGCAGGACAAACAGCGTGGTGGTGGCCATCGAGGCCAAAGCTTTATGAGCGAACATGATTCACCTGTGATTCAGACAAAATCGGACCCGGCATCACCGGATTCACGGATGTTTTGCGAGCGTTTGCAGGCTGGGTGGGCAGCGATGAGGCAGCCGGTCAGCCGAGCACAACGACCCCTGGCGGTGCAATGGCGCACACGACAGGGCTGTTCACAGGAGAAGGTGGGGGGTAACGCGTGATGAAAGCGATTTGCAGGCAACCGCACGGTTCCACAACAGCGCAAGCTGTGGCGGATAAGGCCAACCGAGGGGTGCTGGAAGCAGGCATCGAACTCATCTTCTGAAAAGGAAATAACTCAGGGTTGCCAAGTGCCACGGCAACGAGGCCGACTATAACCAGCCATCGCCGCCGTGCGCAATGTCATGGCGCGACGTCGTTCACAGGCTTGATGCGAAGTTACCAGGACAGCTTTAACTCCACACCGAGGTAGTTGCTGTCGTGCCCGCCGGCATCACGCACTGACTGGCCCACATCATAGTGAACCGCCTCGATGGCGCCGCTCAGGTTACCGGTGAAGGCATAGTCGGTGCGCACTTGCCCATAGGCACCCGTCCAGCGACTGCCCTGCCCTGCAGTGCCGGCCACCGCAATGTTGGGTTGCACGTACACGGCGTCTTCGGTGGTTTCTCGCCATTGCAGCCCGAGCGCCGTCTGAATGCTCAGCTTGGCGATGGGCTTTACCGTGATCGACGGTTTGATGTGCAGGATGTTGGCATAACCCGTATAGCCACCCAGCGAAAAGTAGTAACCGTTGGGAAACAGCGGGTTGAAGGTGCCCAATGTGCCATCGCCGCTGTTGCGATCGCCCGAAGCCGCATCCATCTGCAGACCCAGACGCGGCGTCCAGTTCACATCCGCGAAGGTATAACCGACGCGACTGCCGGCCGCCCAGGCGCGAATGCTTTTGGCGCCGACCGAACCGGTCTGCCCCATCGCCTCCAGATCCCAGTCGTAGCCATCGGCCGCTCCGCCCAGGCGCGCGTCAAAAATGTTCCGATGCTCTGCACCGCTGGCGTCCAGGTAGTTGGCTTCGTCGCGCTCATACAGGCCGACGTACGCCGACAACTCGTTGCTGCCGCCCACCAGGCGTTCCGCGCGCAGCATGTGAAAGCGGAATTCGTGGTTCGAGCGGTCATCGAAGTGGCGCTCGTCCTGGTACTGCACCGGTCGGCTGGCGATGGCGATGAAACGCCACAGCCCTGTCTCCCAGTCCGCCCACAACGCATCGAACGACTGGCGCACGTTTGGCCCGTCACGAGACGAGATAAAGCGCTGCAAGTCGAAGGCGAAATCCTGCCGCCCCACGCGCGCCTTGAACGTGTTGTCTCCGAGCTTTTTGGTGTATTCCAGAAACGCCAGGCGCAGGTCGACACGGTTCTGGTCGGCCCCGCCAAGGGAGGTTTTATCGTAGGCGCGCACGTCTTCCAGTTGCGTGAAGACGCGCCAGTTTTCGTTGAAGTGCAGATCGGCATGCACCTGAAAACGCTGCAACCGGTAGGCATCCCTGGCCACATTGCGCGTCCCAAATGCGCTGGCGTCGTTCATCTCGAAGCGTTCGCGAAGGGTCGCGCCCAATGACAAGTAGGTCTGTGGATTGCCGGCGGACAACGGGATGTACTTGAGGCTGTCCAGCGGCGCAGTCCTGAGGGTCGGATTGGCCAGGACCGACCAATCCTCCTGCCAGCGATTGGTTTTGATCACCGGCCTGGACTCGATCGTCTGCGCACTGACCTGACTGCTGAACAGCGGCAACGCCATGGCCAGGCACACACCGCTCAGGCCTGATGCGTATCGCACACTCGCCATCGGTCAACCGGCCGCGGCGGTCTGATGGATTTCTGCGACATAACCGCCCGGAAACTCAACGATGGCCGCTGTGCGACCCGCGCTGGTGAAAGGCTCGACGATCACGTTGACGCCCGCTGCCCTGGCTTTAGCGAGGGTATCTTGCAGGCTGCTGACTTCGTAGCCGGTGTTGTCATGGCCGAACGGATACGGGAGATGACCGTCTGTTGCCAGCACCACCATCTTGCCAAAGGCAGACTCGATACGAATGCGGTGATAGGTGGCATCAGTGCGCCCGATTTCAGCGCCTGAGGCCTTCTTGTCATCGCTTACGACCTTGCCGTGGGAAAACGCCAGAAACGCTTTCACAAATGCAGCGGCGCGGTCGTTGGACACGTACACACGGTTTTCAGGAACGGTTTGAAACGGCGCGTAATTGGGTACCTTGGTGTGCCAGTAAAGCTGCATGTTCACGCCGCCTGGCCATTGCACCACCGCGTCGCGGCCGATGGGGTCCGGGAAATCGGACACGATCACATCGGCGCCGGCCTGACGTGCTTCCTTGATCGCCACGTCCATGTCCTTGACCAGATAGCCATTGCGCTCGTCGCCGAAGGGGCGCGGAATCGGCGTCTTGAAGCCGAACAGCGACACCGTGCCCACTGGCGTCTGGATCAGCTGGGAGGTGGTGCTGCTGGGCACTGGCAGGACGTTGACCACGACCTGAGGCGTGCTCTGGCCGCCGAATGTGGCCGTGAAGCTCTGGACGAAGCGATCCACGTCTGCAGGGGCCACGTAAACGTGCGTGGTGTCGTATTGGGGTGCCACGGCCACTGCAGCCGATTGGGCAAAGGCGACGGTGGGGGCAACCACCGCCGCCATCGGACCGGCAAGGCCGAACAGCGTGGCGGAAAGCATCAGGAATCTGGCGCGCATGGACATCGTCTCCGGGAAAAAAGGCTGGACACAGGGTCCGCCGATGCGCGCCCGGAGGATTGAATGGACGTGCTATTTGCCGGATAGGCCCTTTCGACCGTGTCGACGGCACCACTTCCACGGGTATGCGCGGACGGGTTCAACGTTTACTGCTGCAGCGTCTGAGCTGGCGCCTTCGCCAGCAAGCCGGCTCCTACAGTGGCATTGCGTGCATCCAGCGGATTCGCGTTCAATCGGGGGCATGCATGCCAGTGGTATTTGCGTGCATCCAGCGGGCTCGCATTCGATCGAGCGGGCATGCATGCCCGTGGAAATTGCGCGCATTCAGCGGGTTGCATGTCGATCGAGCGGGCTTGCACCACATTCGTAGGAGCCGGCTTGCTGGCGAAGGCGGCGTGTCAGGCGAGGACGATGTCGGATGGGCCGACGTCTTCGCGGGCAAGCGCGCTCCTACAATGGAATGGCGTGCATCCAGTGAGGACGACTTCAGCGGGGGACGGTTTTCACCGAACCTGTAGGAGCCGGCTTGCTGGCGAAGGCGGCGTGTCAGGCGATGACGATGTCGGGTGGGCCGGCGTCTTCGCGGGCAAGCGCGCTACTACAATGGATGGCGTGCATCCAGCGGGTTCGTGTTCAATTGGGGGCATGCATGCCAGTGGAAATTGCGTGCATTCGGCGGGGTTGCATTTCGATCGCGCGGGCTTCCACCACATTCGTAGATATCGTCTTAATGCTCCTACTGCAAGCCCAGCAGCGCGCTAGCGCTGCTGCTTTTCAAGCAGGCACGAATATACGCCCGCGGCCCATCCCGCAGCGACATCCTAGCCATTCAAGTCCTACTTGATCAGCCGTTAATGAGCCAAAGCAATTTCAGGTTCGAAAGGCCTGTTGCTTTTAAGCACGCCATAGACCAAGTGCAACATCTTACGCATCACTGCACAGATAATTTGCCGGGGAGCCTTTCCGTTCGCCTTCAATCTCTTGGCGAACTCTCTCAGCACCACATTGTGTTGTATTCCTACGATCGCGGGCATGTAAAGGCCGCCCCTGAGTCGCGACGAGCCGGTTCGACTTATGCGGGTTGGACCCACGTAGCCTCCAGAGCGGTCCTGTCTGGGCGATAATCCAGCGAAGGCAGAAAGTTTTTTCGGTCCTTCGTAGTCCAGAGGGTCTCCCAGTTCCGCGAGGATCAGCGCGGCGGTCTTCTCGCCTAGACCATCAATGGAGGTCATCAACTCGCTCTTGCCGCGTAGGTCAGGATCATCGTCGATGTGTTGCTTGATCGCTTTTTCCGTTTTGGTGATTTCTTCCAAGACATGAGCAATCACCGATTCGATCGACGTTACGACGTTCGGGCTGGCAACTTCCAAGCGGTTTTTCTCCATCTGGCGGATCTCGTTGAGATCTTCCAAGCGGCGGACCAAAGCCCTCAGACGGCGCC
The nucleotide sequence above comes from Pseudomonas lutea. Encoded proteins:
- a CDS encoding DMT family transporter — encoded protein: MFAHKALASMATTTLFVLLWSSGAIVSKWGLTHASPFAFLLFRFLLALVALAILIPALGYKLPATRASMRFALMTGAVLLGAYQICYLLALDMKVAPGVMATIMGVQPILTAVLVERSRSVSRMFGLTLGLAGLVLVVWQGIGDGGSLAGMAFGVLGMLSMTGGSIMQKRITDNPLGTLPVQYLAGTLVCAAFVPFQPFHFEHSVGFYLPVLYMGLVVSVLATFLLYRLIAQGNLVNVTSLFYLVPGVTAIMDYLIFGNRLALMSLLGMVLIVVGLVFVFRKVK
- a CDS encoding alginate export family protein, producing MASVRYASGLSGVCLAMALPLFSSQVSAQTIESRPVIKTNRWQEDWSVLANPTLRTAPLDSLKYIPLSAGNPQTYLSLGATLRERFEMNDASAFGTRNVARDAYRLQRFQVHADLHFNENWRVFTQLEDVRAYDKTSLGGADQNRVDLRLAFLEYTKKLGDNTFKARVGRQDFAFDLQRFISSRDGPNVRQSFDALWADWETGLWRFIAIASRPVQYQDERHFDDRSNHEFRFHMLRAERLVGGSNELSAYVGLYERDEANYLDASGAEHRNIFDARLGGAADGYDWDLEAMGQTGSVGAKSIRAWAAGSRVGYTFADVNWTPRLGLQMDAASGDRNSGDGTLGTFNPLFPNGYYFSLGGYTGYANILHIKPSITVKPIAKLSIQTALGLQWRETTEDAVYVQPNIAVAGTAGQGSRWTGAYGQVRTDYAFTGNLSGAIEAVHYDVGQSVRDAGGHDSNYLGVELKLSW
- a CDS encoding IS110 family transposase, with amino-acid sequence MSSFVGVDMAKNTFDVATPLDNGKHRTKGKLSNDAKGFAEFESWLRKHATADALIVIEATGNYHEALADFLFQKGYRLHIANPATTAAHAKSELSRNKTDKTDAKLISDFAMQKHRKLRLWVPEPQSRRRLRALVRRLEDLNEIRQMEKNRLEVASPNVVTSIESVIAHVLEEITKTEKAIKQHIDDDPDLRGKSELMTSIDGLGEKTAALILAELGDPLDYEGPKKLSAFAGLSPRQDRSGGYVGPTRISRTGSSRLRGGLYMPAIVGIQHNVVLREFAKRLKANGKAPRQIICAVMRKMLHLVYGVLKSNRPFEPEIALAH